The genomic interval TGGGGCGTTATGCTACCAGGGGCTAAACCGGCGAGTCATCCGTATATAATGGCAATCTTGACATTTGAGTCTATCATTCGTGTCCGTTCATTCACTAGTTGTCGGGCTTTAATCCTACCGGGCtaaatcaatttttcattcagtCAATCGGGCGGAGTCTATTGGCCATTTTCACGCCTGCGGCTCCTGAATTAGCCCATCGTATTCTATCCTGGGGGCGTGATAGTCCCAGCATATGCGCCATTGTTTTGACCTGGGTAAACGTGAGACATGTTTTTGCCATGTCATAGCCCATATCTGACAACCTTGAATTCGTCGTCGATCTGTTTGGGCTTGAAGTCACGTCGTGCCTGGGACGAATATGAAGCCAGCATGGCAAAATCGGGTTGGATCAATGTTAGTGTTACAAAAATGCCCAGATTGCAGATATCGCCGTTGAATCGCTCTCTTCCCTGAAAGTAGACAAGGAGAGTCTTTGTCCAGCAACTCGATTCCAGCATTCCTTCAAATGCAAAGCAAAATGGGGATGCCGTTTTCTCACTCGCTCAATAAAGGGCCAGCCAGCGATTACTTCCATGCACATTGCTTGCTGTACACCAGCACCTTCTTTATTCTGGCTTGAGCCATAACGTGGGTTCAAATCTTGGCCATGACGCCCTTTGGCCAGGTGCGAGCCTTGTTATTTTGATGTGGTTCATTTGCACATGACTTGACCGACATTGACGGTTCAGCTTGAAGAAGTACCAGATGACCAAATCATTCGGACTAACTAATAGTCCGAGTTGGTTGTAAAATCGACCACCGAAAACTACTACCTCGTGTTCAATGAGAGATTGATTTTGCAGATTTGGTCAGGTTGAACAAGTCATTATTTTTGTTGGATTGTACGATATTACGACATATTGCTGATTGCATTGACATGATTTCTCACCTTTCAAATGTCTTCCATCACGgcttcgttttcaattttcacacCCTCCAGCGCTAGCCTTTTCGTAGATATTCTTTGATTAGGCTTAAATGGCCAAGATCCAATGAGTTGGGTGGGATGTTTTACAACGAGGGCGGACTCAGCCTCTTCAGTGGAGTGAAGAAAATCAGCTCAGATTGATTTTTAATTTCCCTCCCCACACCCCATTGTCGATACTCACCGCACAACAGCACCCGTGGCCTGAATGACAAGAGGGGGTTTAATTTCATGCATCAACTTACATAGGCGCTTGACCCCCATCGAAGGTGCCAGGAATCTCAAGCAGGAATATAAATCGCCGACGTGGCCATGGCCAGTGATTGAAATTTCCATCCACTCAAGCACGAAGAAGTCTCTACCCCCGAAAAGGTTTTGCCCAATTCTTAGCAACAAACGCCACGAATGAAACCAAGGGGACTTCTATTgtaagccaaaaaaaacattgattctTAGCACCTGGCTCAAGCCGGTTGCGAGCGGTAGTCCCCCAAAAGCACCATTTGGAGCTTTACGCTATGAATTTAGAACATTGCATTTCCAGCAGAATTTATGTGTTTACTTTGTCTGGAGCCGGGTTTGGCAAATGCTGTATTCAGATCAACAAATCGTTCTGCCTTGAGTTGAGAGAGGGAAAAGGGAGTCTCAGACCTATTCATTCTCAGCCGCAATGCAAGTGTTAATCAAGGACGGCCAAACACAACAGGGGCCCCCAAGATGGCctatttcaacttcttttgaGGGCCCCTTTTTCGAGTTTGAAAGAACCAGAAATTGATCGAGCCAGGAAAGTTTCACTTGGACATGGtacctctctctctgtctgcaTGAAAGACTACTGCCAAGCTTTTATGAGTTTTGCCAAGTCTGTCCTTAATGACCGTTACTCATCGATTGAGGTTTGTCATGAGTCCACTAAATCAACCCTCCACGACCCTTCACCTCGCAAAGACCCACCTGAGCACGATCTCCACAATTTGTTTTCAACCAAAGAACTTCTTCGTTTCCAATCTGCACAAAGAtctgatcatttcttttgcaaaaggtaCAATCGATTTTTGGCTGGGCTCGTTGATCGCTTCTAAGGAAGCAATATCCCAAGCAATCTTGGGATAACTCACTGGCGGGAAAATGATTTGCTTTGGAAATTCGAGGCAAAGACCTCTTTTTGGGGGCAATGATGACAAAGGTGATAATTCAAATCCTGAAGGGGACTCttcgagttttttttcatagcCCTTGAAAGGAGACTTTCGTCATAAAATGACTTGCACCTAATTGAGATGGAAAAGATAATCTTGGTCGTCTTGAGCTACCGAAGAGTCGATCCAATCCGTCTGTGTGGTACCCTATTCGTAGGGACATTGCCTCCACTGAATCAAGATCGGGGCTACCAATTAGGCTTTATGTAACCTAATCGCCCCAATTTTTGCTTAGGTTCATGACTTGACCTACGGATTGATGAGGGGTGAATCCAGATATCTACATTGAAAGAGCAATATGCATACCTGGTCAATAATACCATGGACAAGGAAGAAGTGAAAGAGCATACGATGAAGGAGCTTTTGCTTTGAACGCAAGCAAAAAGCATGCAAAATAAGCACACTCTCATGCGGGGGCTCACTTCTTCGTTTTTCTTCGTCCGTACACGTGAAAGTACATCTGTACAATGGACAGAGAATCAACGTCTATCTTTTATCAACCAATTGCGTTCCTCTTTGTATCGGTTATGTCATATGGACTATAGAACATAATGTTCACTTTAGTTTAACGCATGAGTCAGAGGTTAcgtgctctctctctctctcaaatcCTACAacaaacaaaggccaaaatgaaTGTAAGCGGCAGATCAAAAAAGAATCTTGCGAACAGACGTGTTCTCTTGACTAACCGATCAAACCAAGTTGGAATCGGAAATTTGTATGAACAAGTGAGGGCGTAGAAATGGTCAATAGTTTCTCGTCTTTGGCTGTATattccatttttgaagtggttcGTGTGTCCATCAGACCTTCACGAGCTGCGTAAAGAGTTATGTTAGAAGAGCTGAGAGCGGGGCAATCACACGCTATGTTGTGATTATGGCTTGCCGTGGATATTTCGCGGAATCAACCCTCCTCCTGTAGAACGAATatccttttccattttccttctGTGCTCATGCTCGATTCACTGGAATGTGATATTTCAGTGTTCTCGTCAAAAGAATTCGTCTTATCTGCAAGGAATTAGCTTCTTGCCTCTACATGAAACGGATTCAGAAATATCAACTACCCAACCCAGAGTCTTGAAATGTCTCGCCTCGCGATTTGAGCTCCAGCGGATTTACATtgaacaaacaagaaaaaggcAATTACATTCCTCCATTCGGGAGACGCGATGCGTATTTTACTCGTCTAATATGCGAGAACAATCTCAACGATGTAGATTACTTGGTCATTTATCGATGGCAAATTCCTCCACTTAAATCGATTTGTGATAATGAGATAATTGAAGCATCGATATGCCAATCATAGCACATTTCAAGAGACACGTCTACGCTGATGTATCTAAGAATTCCAACGAAATTCATGAGGGGATTCCATTTCGtatgacttgttttttttctcaggaCCTCAAGTACAATTTCTGGCCTTGATCCGTTGATCCAATTTTTGCAAGCAATCCGGCTTAGAAAGAGGCCCTTTTGTGGTTTCCCCTGAAGTTTACTTGCACTCACTTTGATTTAAATAGAAAGCAGGCATGTCAATGTCAATGTGGTCGAAGCCCTTCATTGGCGTGACACGTGAAAGCTCATGTTGTAATCCATTGCACCTTATGTTCCAgatgctcatcgaattttgCGATGGTGGAGCCTTAGACTCGATCATCGTGGACCTGGCCAAGGGTCTCACTGAGAAGCAAATCGCCTACGTGACCCATGGGATGTGTCTTGGTTTGGAGCATCTCCACCGAAATGCCATCATTCATAGAGATCTTAAAGCCGGCAATGTGCTTTTGACCATGGATGGCGGTGTGCGATTGGCCGATTTCGGTGTCAGTGCCCGGAATAAGGACGTCAATCAGAAGCGGGACACGTTCATTGGAACGCCGTATTGGATGGCGCCAGAAGTGGTCTTCTGTGAGACGTTCCGGGATCAACCGTACGACTACAAGGTGGATATCTGGTCTTTGGGGATCACGTTGATCGAGTTCGCTCAAATGGAACCGCCTTATCACGAGATGTCGCCCATGCGAGTGCTTCTCAAGATTCAGAAATCCGATCCGCCCAAATTGGATAAACCTCATCGTTGGAGCAAGGAGTTCAACGACTTCCTCACACACTGCCTCATCAAGGAGCCTACCAATCGTCCAACGACGGAGGAGTTGCTCAAGGTAAATGTTGTACTGCTGTGATTTGTTTTCAGCGAGGGAATGTCGATATTTATGATCCATTTCTCCCCAGCACACTTTCATCAGGGATGCCATTGATCCAAAGCCGATCATCGAACTTTTGGCGGAATACAAGGCCGAGATCGTCGAAGAAGAGATCATAGACGAGGATGAGAAGGAGGTAAGCGACAGGGCGATTGACTTGAATACTGTGCCCTCAACATACATGATTACCATGAAGAAGTATGAAAACCAACTGGATAGCGCTCCTTCTTTTTAACAAAAGCCGCCCATTAATCGAGATTCCACGCCAGTGCATAGGGCCAAGTTAAATGGTTGTAAACTCAAGAATGGTAAGGTAGATCTTGCTCTCTCCATTCTCGGTTCTTCTCTCCGATCGTTTCCTGCATTTCTTATCATCTTATTTAGCCTCTCAATTTCCAACCATGCAACCAGTACCATTGAGACTCACCTACCGTTTTTATCGTCATGTACCTTGCTTTGCATGTAGTCTACGTACCATGATCGGGTGGTAAATGGTCCATCTTTTGCCCAAAcaagccaatttgaaattattgacTCTCAAAGCATTGTTTCCTATCGAAGGAATTGTAATTGTAAAAGCTCACAAATGGATTCCAACCCTTTGCTCATAGTAGTCAACAAATCTGATTTTGAATTCGTTATCTTATTCTGCTGCCTATAAAGGAAAAGCCAAGAAATACGGTCCAATCAGAAAACGAGACCCCTCGACAGGTATTTAGAACATCATACATTTAGCACCAAATCTACAAATTCACCTCAATTTGAAGTGGAAATCAAGCAATCGTAAGCTcattcgaaaaaaatcatcttctCGTCATACTCATTTTCAGACAACGACGGAGACCCGGGATTCAAACATCAGTCTCATGACATTGAGTAGCGATACCACCAATGATTCAAAGGCTGACGATCCCAGTATATCAACCAGTTTCTCCAGTAAGTCACCCCAACATCTCACCAATAAACCCGTGCTTgcctccaaattcaaaatgaatttccagGTGTGGAGATGGACTCCACCACCACTGGTTATGTGGACCGATCTGACCGGAAGATCTCCGCCCATGCCACGTTAGAAACCACCCCTCAGCGTCCTGCCTTCATTCCCACGGCCAAGCCCATTCCCGAAGCCAAAACCAACCCTGCCCAATCGGATTATCAACGAGAAGCCAGCGACAACGACTTGCGACGTCGGAACAAAGGGAAAGCCCCGCCTCCCCCGCCCATCGTGTCGGGTCCTCGACCCTCATCCATGGTTTTGGACGAGCCTCGGGTCGATTCGCCTCTGGCAAAATCGTCCCCTCAAAGGCCCCAGAGCTCTTATCATCCTCAAAATGGACCCGAGCTGAGTGTGGCCCCCCTCGCCCCAAGCCATGTGGTTCCCACCCCGCCCAGTCCGTTGACGAATAGCTCCGTCAAGAAGAAAGGTCGGATCTCATCCCCACAACGAACCCTGGATCCCGTGCCATTGAGTccggagaaagaggaaaacagCCCGGGTGGATCTAAAGACAGGGAACTCTCACCCGATAAGGATTTGGCCTTGCAAACCTTGGATGATGTCATCCAAGCGGCTGAAGAAACCATGGGTACGTGTGAGAAGATGGGGGCCTTTAGGAGAAAAATGTGTTCTTTGTTGGTGAGAAATTGTTTCTATTTCAGATTCCCTGCCTTTAGAGTCGTCTGATGCTGAAACCGATCTCCATTCTGTGACCTCCTCTGAGGACCGCACTGCTCATCTTCAAGATAACGATGGCTCCAGAAGTAGTCGTAGAAGTAGAGATGACGAGGATCacgatgacgaggatgatgatatCCAGGTAATTGATATCGAATCTGAATCGTCGTCCACCATCATGAAACATCACCATCAAGCGCCTCAAGAAAGTGAAGAGGATGAGGAGAGTGTGCATCATTTCAATGATGAAGttgacgacgaggacgaagatgaTGGCGATCGCGGAGGGCCACGTACTCCACAAAGTGGAGACATCGTCCGTCCATTGAGTCCGCCCGAATCCAGTTCCATTGTAACTGTTTCGTCCAGTCAAAGTCCCTTGCCCAGTTCGCCTGAGCAATCGCCCAAGGTGATTGATTACTGGGCGGTGCCTGTTCTGTCTTGTCTTTTGCTTTTCATGGAATCATCCAACCCGTATCTTCAACCACTTTCTCATTGCATTTCCAGATGGCAGAACGCTCGCCCGTGGTAGGAACCAATAACGAGGTAACCATCGTGTCCAATCCGGAAACCACCTTGGTCGCCACCACCCCGCACTTCAAAACCTCTACCGAAACCCCGCAGGAAATGGATCAGAGCGTCGACGATGACGATCTGACTCCTTCTCCAGACATGAGCCACGTGTCCGTGGTAGTGGTGGGCGACGTGTCCTCGCCACGCCCTCGAGTCCTCGATTCCTCGTCGAGAAGCTCGCCGGATCGTTTGGCCGTGGTTGAACCCACCCACATGGCTGGACCCATGTCCAAAGGAGTGCCAGTAGATCTGAGTGACTTGTCCCGATCCATGAGTAGTGCTAGTCAGGCCTCTTTAGACAGCAAGACCAGCTCGTTCGATCGAAGCTCCTACAATAGTGGGAGTGTCGGCGGTCACGTAGAAGAGACTCACCGAGATCGGCTCAAGTCCGGCATGACCTCCCCTACCTCCATCATCCTTGAAGGTGAGAGCAATAGCCTATAAGTTCGAGGCGTTAGTATCTGCATTGCCTCTGAAATCTCAGGTTCCACCGTCACGGCCACGGATACCGATGATCACGACGAAGTCTATCCCGAGTACATCGGTCATGAGACGAGCAATTTGATCATGGACCAGCATAGCAACAATGGCAAGACCATCCAGAGTCCGTCGAGGATTTTGAATGGCGAAACGGATTCGGAAGAGGATTCCGGTGTTCAATCCAAGTCTGAACTTACTCCGAAACGCCTGCAAGAAGATCCCAGCCGAACGAAAAAGGTGAATATACGGTCCTGCCTTGTGGCATACGCATTGATTTGACACAGTTTGACATGAGATCCTTGAATTAGGGAAAAACGTTCGGTTTACAGGGTAGGCAGAAATAATGCCAATTTCACATTTACCATTGATAAAAAGAATGGATCTAACATTCAAGTGAAATGTTTTACGCGTAAATATTTGAACTGTGGGGAGCTCCAAGGTTCTCTAGAAACAAATTTCGCCCATTTTCCACCATTAAAGAGACACGAGCGAATATCGCGAAGCCACTGCTGAAGCTGAAGCTGAAGCGGCTTCTATACGGGAAAAATGTAGCAGTCATGGTGAGTAAATGTAAGGTTTCTTCCTCTCCTCACATGTCGACTGTTGACGAGTTTGTCGTAGTTTCGAGGCTGCGATGATTGCTAATATGGGCCATATCGAGTGATACCATCAGAAGCTTTTCTTTTGCTTACTCtacctttttactttttgcctTCGTACTCTGAAATTGCCATTGCCATCCAACATTAGCCTTAAATGCGAAATTGATATCGTTTGTGTAATTTTTGACTACCTTGTAAGATCCCAGAATACACAACCTGAGCAAAAATACACCTCCTAAACAATTAGATCATTCCTCCCCAAACGCCAATCTCAATCAAAAACGTTTATTAGCTCAAAAGCTaggaaaaaaaggttgaaCTATTTGTAAAATGCCATCCTTGGAAATTAATGTGCCAACGTTTCCGTCAGTTAGCTAAGCGGGAAATTGATGAATGATACTCACTTTTTCTCCGATACTATCCCACGCCTAAATAACATTCTTTGCTTGACAATTTGTTTTCCAGGTGTCGGAAAAGGTTTCCCGTCAGATCACACCCAGTCCAACCGCAATATCTCCACCACCTCCGCCCATCACACCCAAAACTCTCGCCCCCTCCAATGGCTTAGATAAGGAAAATCGGAAACAACCCGAACCTgatccacaacaacaacaactacaaacCCCTTTCCGCAAAACACGACGAGCCATGTCCGAGCAAGTGAATCCGACGTCCTCCAATTCAGGAGGTACGCCCGCTCCCACCCACCAGTATCGTCAACGTGAAGATCATGGTGAGGTTCAACTGCGACATAATCGATATCGAAAAGCCGTCCAAGAGATCGTgcccgaggaagaagaagttgAACCGCCTATTGTGCCCGTAGTTCTCCGTCGAAAAGATGAGAATAAGGGCAAAACACCCGACGGTGAAGCCATCGCCAATGGAGGTCCCAGCACTGCTACGGGTAACAATCCGGCAAGCAAGCCTGAAAACGTGGAGAAACGCGCCACGCCCTTGACCAAAGACGATATTCAGCGCATGAACCTGAAGAAGAAGACTCGGAAGCGCACGCGGAAATTTGAGATCGACGGGGTGATCGTGACCACCACCACAAGCAAGGTCATTTACGGCGATGAGGAGAACGAGCGGTTCTACGACGAGCACTACTTCCGCAAACAGGAGCTCCGGGAGTTGAAGCTCCTCCAGAAGCAGGAGCAGAAGCAGTTTCAAGATCTAAATTTCAAGAACCAACTCTGCAAGGAGCAACAGGACAAGCGATTCGAGCAGGAGAAGACCATCCTGATCAAAAACTATGAGAACGATCTTCAATCCATGATCGAGCAACAAAAGAAGCAAGTGGACAAGGCCGAGGAGCAGAAGCACGTGGATTTGAAGGTCACCTCCAAAAAGATCCGAGCCGAGCAGGAGAAGGACTTGAAGGCCTTCCGAGAGTCCCTGAAGCAAGAGCTCAAGCTCCTGAAACATGAAGTGGAAATCATGCCTAAAGATCGCCGGAAAGAAGAGCTCCGAGTTCGCAAAGAACGCATGGAAAAAGAACAGCAAATCAGAGTGAGTGATGATAGCTAGAGTCTAAAGCCCCGTTTTACTCGGGAGGTCGAGGAGAGGGATTCTTTTTACGGTAACCGTTTGTTGATTATTGAGAAGATGCGGGGATGGCGGAGTTCCGTGGAATGTGTCAATATGCTCCAACGCATTCTTGGAAGGTCGTCAATTCCGGAGTCCATCAGACAGGATTTAATATGCATAGGAATATCAATATTTCCAAAGATGTTCTATGAATCCATCAGTAGCGTTGATTTCCCTCCAAGCCAAAAGAGTCTCTTATTCGAAAGAGTATCTCCTTTTTCGGCTTGCCTTTAGCGAGTGCAATCACTCGGAATGGGTCATGAATGTAGCAGGAAATCACTTCGATGAACTCGTTTCCTCCGTAATTGTCAACATGCCCGTTTTCCTCATGTATTCCAGGAACAAAACTTCTTGGCTCGATTACAAGACAACCAGGAGAGCTCGCTTCGTCGCTTGAACGATACTCACAAGGAAAAGATTGCTCTTCTCGATCGCCAATTCCTCCAACAGAAACAGCAACTCATGCGGGCCCGTGAAGCGGCCATCTGGGAAATGGAGGAACGACAACTCCACGAGAAGCATCAGCTGGCCAAACGCCAGCTCAAGGacctcttcttccttcagAGACATCAAATGCTGGTAAGAAGTCTAAATGATCCGTCTCATTATGGTCGGTGTTTGATAGAAATattattgattgatttcagGTCCATCATGAGAAGGAACTGGAGCATCTGAAGCGCATGATGGATAGGAAGGAAGAGGAACTCGTGAAGAATCAAACGCAAGAACGCAAGGCCTTGCCCAAACGCATTCGCCAAGAAATGAAGGCTAGAGAGATGATGTTCCGTGAATCCATGAGAATATCTGTCACCAATTTGCACGAAGCCATGAAACCTATGGAGGAGAAGGATCGCCTCAAAAAGGTATCCCACTGTCAACGAGCAGTTCTTGTGACGATTGTTACGATCTGTTCTGGTCTGGTCTGATCTGTAAAAAGTGGGACGGCAGGGGTTCCCAAGCCGGCCTCATCTCTTCTCAAAAATAATGAGCTCTTTTCACGGAACTGCAAATGGTGAACTATGAGCGAAGGAGAACGAAGCCAATTTTCTTCCGTTAAAAGATACATATCTGATTGGAAGCAAATTTTCTGCCTCTTAACGATTGGGTCTCGGATTTATTTTCAGTTCCAAGAAGCTGAGAAGAAACGCTATCGTGCTGAGCAGCAACGCTTCGAAACCAAGCATCAACGTCAATTGGAGGAGGCTCGCGCTGCAGCCCAATCCTCGATTAAGGAGTTGGAGCAACTCCAAAATGAGAAACGGAAGATGCTCATGGAGCACGAAACCCTGAAACTCAAAGAGCTGGACGAAGGCTACACGCAAGAGCTCAGGGATTGGAAGTCGCAACTCAAGCCCCGGAAGCAGGTAAGCCCGTGCGAGCATCGCTAGTTCTAGCCAGGCGGAATCTTGGGAAGTGCTCGATCTGTTTAGGGAGCCAGGGAGGGCCTTAGCTTCTCAGGAACTGAACTTTTCTCTTGGAACGAACTTTTCCGATTATTGAGACTTATCCAAGATGGATTtcatgaaaaagagaaagagagagagagagggaaagagaccATTTAAGAGGAAATCTACCGCACGGTACTAAGGGAATTTCGTAGGAACCCAATAAGGGATTAATTGGATGCTACCTTTCTCATTGTCATGCTTACCTCTTTGCTTGATGGCCTTGTCTGATCTAATCTTGGAACACGCTCACGCTCCATCAGTATTTCGACGAGAGCTTAGCCTTCGAGCTCGAGGCCCAGGAGCAGTATTATGCCGAAGAGCGGAGGAAGTCCTCAAGTGGAACGTCGGGTTCCGAAAAACAACAACCCGAATGGTTCGATCTTCTCCGGAGTTCCAGCTCCAGCAAACTCTCATCAAGCTCCACCCAagggggaagaggaggaggatccaGCAGTTTAGTCTCCCCCATCTCACCGGCCTTGAACGTGATGATCTCGGACAGTATCTCGATTCGATCCGCACCCATTTTCCGCCAGAGACCCTCGCCCCACATTGGCCACAAGCGGACCCTCTCGGCCATCGCCCCACCTTCCGCTGCATTCATGTCCAATTCCCGCCCAACTTCCAGTATTTTCCCAAGTCAGCTCTCACTCCTGAGCACACCCAAAACCCCGCCCTTGAGCGTCTCGCCCCGACCTCGACCCCACAGTTTGTACGTCCCATTTCAGGGATGCATCGAGTCTCCGCCGTTGCCTCCGGGTAAAGCCGCTCGAGACATCCTTAACGCTTTGTCATTCGCCCCCACTCATGAAAGTTACTCCATGGACGAGCTGAAGTCCTCGCAATGCTCTTTGGCCTCCTCCAAGTCTTCAGGAGCCTCTTGGGCCTCTTCACCTGGCTCCCTGAGTCCTAGATATAGCAACGTGCTGCCTTGTATCCCGCAATCGCCAAAAATACGCTCACAATCCTCGTCTCAAGTCACGTTGACCAGTGGCTTCTTGT from Tigriopus californicus strain San Diego chromosome 5, Tcal_SD_v2.1, whole genome shotgun sequence carries:
- the LOC131881465 gene encoding serine/threonine-protein kinase 10-like isoform X3; translated protein: MPFFSNLKKVLSLGTGEPKKKKPNYQNLHLDQNPEEIWEVVGELGDGAFGKVHKVRNRETELFAAAKVCVLESEDELDDFMVEIDILSEISHKNVIRLYEAYYYNDGLWMLIEFCDGGALDSIIVDLAKGLTEKQIAYVTHGMCLGLEHLHRNAIIHRDLKAGNVLLTMDGGVRLADFGVSARNKDVNQKRDTFIGTPYWMAPEVVFCETFRDQPYDYKVDIWSLGITLIEFAQMEPPYHEMSPMRVLLKIQKSDPPKLDKPHRWSKEFNDFLTHCLIKEPTNRPTTEELLKHTFIRDAIDPKPIIELLAEYKAEIVEEEIIDEDEKETTTETRDSNISLMTLSSDTTNDSKADDPSISTSFSSVEMDSTTTGYVDRSDRKISAHATLETTPQRPAFIPTAKPIPEAKTNPAQSDYQREASDNDLRRRNKGKAPPPPPIVSGPRPSSMVLDEPRVDSPLAKSSPQRPQSSYHPQNGPELSVAPLAPSHVVPTPPSPLTNSSVKKKGRISSPQRTLDPVPLSPEKEENSPGGSKDRELSPDKDLALQTLDDVIQAAEETMDSLPLESSDAETDLHSVTSSEDRTAHLQDNDGSRSSRRSRDDEDHDDEDDDIQMAERSPVVGTNNEVTIVSNPETTLVATTPHFKTSTETPQEMDQSVDDDDLTPSPDMSHVSVVVVGDVSSPRPRVLDSSSRSSPDRLAVVEPTHMAGPMSKGVPVDLSDLSRSMSSASQASLDSKTSSFDRSSYNSGSVGGHVEETHRDRLKSGMTSPTSIILEGSTVTATDTDDHDEVYPEYIGHETSNLIMDQHSNNGKTIQSPSRILNGETDSEEDSGVQSKSELTPKRLQEDPSRTKKVSEKVSRQITPSPTAISPPPPPITPKTLAPSNGLDKENRKQPEPDPQQQQLQTPFRKTRRAMSEQVNPTSSNSGGTPAPTHQYRQREDHGEVQLRHNRYRKAVQEIVPEEEEVEPPIVPVVLRRKDENKGKTPDGEAIANGGPSTATGNNPASKPENVEKRATPLTKDDIQRMNLKKKTRKRTRKFEIDGVIVTTTTSKVIYGDEENERFYDEHYFRKQELRELKLLQKQEQKQFQDLNFKNQLCKEQQDKRFEQEKTILIKNYENDLQSMIEQQKKQVDKAEEQKHVDLKVTSKKIRAEQEKDLKAFRESLKQELKLLKHEVEIMPKDRRKEELRVRKERMEKEQQIREQNFLARLQDNQESSLRRLNDTHKEKIALLDRQFLQQKQQLMRAREAAIWEMEERQLHEKHQLAKRQLKDLFFLQRHQMLVHHEKELEHLKRMMDRKEEELVKNQTQERKALPKRIRQEMKAREMMFRESMRISVTNLHEAMKPMEEKDRLKKFQEAEKKRYRAEQQRFETKHQRQLEEARAAAQSSIKELEQLQNEKRKMLMEHETLKLKELDEGYTQELRDWKSQLKPRKQYFDESLAFELEAQEQYYAEERRKSSSGTSGSEKQQPEWFDLLRSSSSSKLSSSSTQGGRGGGSSSLVSPISPALNVMISDSISIRSAPIFRQRPSPHIGHKRTLSAIAPPSAAFMSNSRPTSSIFPSQLSLLSTPKTPPLSVSPRPRPHSLYVPFQGCIESPPLPPGKAARDILNALSFAPTHESYSMDELKSSQCSLASSKSSGASWASSPGSLSPRYSNVLPCIPQSPKIRSQSSSQVTLTSGFLSPPSPKKSIPGGTYALPIHYGVQEVMPMAESPPKAKSFLPEEPRTPTEPVYSPTNPFNHSENSALQIKHPPIIQPPPDLIQMLTRSRPNHIHTNNNNLSDTHLILSLPMRSPTSPRSFSK
- the LOC131881465 gene encoding serine/threonine-protein kinase 10-like isoform X4; amino-acid sequence: MPFFSNLKKVLSLGTGEPKKKKPNYQNLHLDQNPEEIWEVVGELGDGAFGKVHKVRNRETELFAAAKVCVLESEDELDDFMVEIDILSEISHKNVIRLYEAYYYNDGLWMLIEFCDGGALDSIIVDLAKGLTEKQIAYVTHGMCLGLEHLHRNAIIHRDLKAGNVLLTMDGGVRLADFGVSARNKDVNQKRDTFIGTPYWMAPEVVFCETFRDQPYDYKVDIWSLGITLIEFAQMEPPYHEMSPMRVLLKIQKSDPPKLDKPHRWSKEFNDFLTHCLIKEPTNRPTTEELLKHTFIRDAIDPKPIIELLAEYKAEIVEEEIIDEDEKETTTETRDSNISLMTLSSDTTNDSKADDPSISTSFSSVEMDSTTTGYVDRSDRKISAHATLETTPQRPAFIPTAKPIPEAKTNPAQSDYQREASDNDLRRRNKGKAPPPPPIVSGPRPSSMVLDEPRVDSPLAKSSPQRPQSSYHPQNGPELSVAPLAPSHVVPTPPSPLTNSSVKKKGRISSPQRTLDPVPLSPEKEENSPGGSKDRELSPDKDLALQTLDDVIQAAEETMDSLPLESSDAETDLHSVTSSEDRTAHLQDNDGSRSSRRSRDDEDHDDEDDDIQVIDIESESSSTIMKHHHQAPQESEEDEESVHHFNDEVDDEDEDDGDRGGPRTPQSGDIVRPLSPPESSSIVTVSSSQSPLPSSPEQSPKMAERSPVVGTNNEVTIVSNPETTLVATTPHFKTSTETPQEMDQSVDDDDLTPSPDMSHVSVVVVGDVSSPRPRVLDSSSRSSPDRLAVVEPTHMAGPMSKGVPVDLSDLSRSMSSASQASLDSKTSSFDRSSYNSGSVGGHVEETHRDRLKSGMTSPTSIILEGSTVTATDTDDHDEVYPEYIGHETSNLIMDQHSNNGKTIQSPSRILNGETDSEEDSGVQSKSELTPKRLQEDPSRTKKVSEKVSRQITPSPTAISPPPPPITPKTLAPSNGLDKENRKQPEPDPQQQQLQTPFRKTRRAMSEQVNPTSSNSGGTPAPTHQYRQREDHGEVQLRHNRYRKAVQEIVPEEEEVEPPIVPVVLRRKDENKGKTPDGEAIANGGPSTATGNNPASKPENVEKRATPLTKDDIQRMNLKKKTRKRTRKFEIDGVIVTTTTSKVIYGDEENERFYDEHYFRKQELRELKLLQKQEQKQFQDLNFKNQLCKEQQDKRFEQEKTILIKNYENDLQSMIEQQKKQVDKAEEQKHVDLKVTSKKIRAEQEKDLKAFRESLKQELKLLKHEVEIMPKDRRKEELRVRKERMEKEQQIREQNFLARLQDNQESSLRRLNDTHKEKIALLDRQFLQQKQQLMRAREAAIWEMEERQLHEKHQLAKRQLKDLFFLQRHQMLVHHEKELEHLKRMMDRKEEELVKNQTQERKALPKRIRQEMKAREMMFRESMRISVTNLHEAMKPMEEKDRLKKFQEAEKKRYRAEQQRFETKHQRQLEEARAAAQSSIKELEQLQNEKRKMLMEHETLKLKELDEGYTQELRDWKSQLKPRKQALEDEFTYQLEEQERHYGHYLTSAVGAEAVVAVGTSGKSSGKISGKGSKVSMMDRKSSSKSSGSDRSVGSRRSSHHDIASTSRRLGNSRHNLMTSSPAKGSS